A region from the Drosophila bipectinata strain 14024-0381.07 chromosome 3R, DbipHiC1v2, whole genome shotgun sequence genome encodes:
- the ninaE gene encoding opsin Rh1 — MESFAAAATQLGPHFAPLSNGSVVDKVTPDMAHLISPYWNQFPAMDPIWAKILTAYMIIIGMISWCGNGVVIYIFATTKSLRTPANLLVINLAISDFGIMITNTPMMGINLYFETWVLGPMMCDIYAGLGSAFGCSSIWSMCMISLDRYQVIVKGMAGRPMTIPLALGKIAYIWFMSSIWCLAPAFGWSRYVPEGNLTSCGIDYLERDWNPRSYLIFYSIFVYYIPLFLICYSYWFIIAAVSAHEKAMREQAKKMNVKSLRSSEDAEKSAEGKLAKVALVTITLWFMAWTPYLVINCMGLFKFEGLTPLNTIWGACFAKSAACYNPIVYGISHPKYRLALKEKCPCCVFGKVDDGKSSDAQSQATASEAESKA, encoded by the exons ATGGAGAG CttcgcagcagcagccacacaACTGGGGCCCCACTTTGCCCCCCTGTCCAATGGATCGGTGGTGGACAAGGTGACCCCCGACATGGCGCACTTGATCAGCCCGTACTGGAACCAGTTCCCCGCCATGGACCCCATCTGGGCCAAAATCCTGACCGCCTACATGATCATCATTGGCATGATTTCCTGGTGCGGAAATGGCGTGGTGATCTACATTTTCGCCACCACCAAGTCGTTGCGCACTCCCGCCAACCTGCTGGTCATTAACCTGGCCATCTCCGACTTCGGCATCATGATCACCAACACGCCCATGATGGGCATTAATTTGTACTTCGAGACTTGGGTGCTCGGCCCGATGATGTGCGACATCTATGCCGGTCTGGGCTCCGCCTTCGGCTGCAGCTCCATCTGGTCCATGTGCATGATCTCCCTGGATCGCTACCAAGTGATCGTCAAGGGTATGGCAGGCCGGCCGATGACCATTCCACTGGCACTCGGAAAGATTGCCTACATCTGGTTCATGTCAAGCATTTGGTGCCTGGCGCCCGCCTTCGGCTGGAGCAG GTATGTTCCTGAGGGTAACCTGACATCGTGCGGTATTGACTACTTGGAGCGCGACTGGAATCCACGCTCATACCTGATCTTCTACTCTATCTTCGTTTACTATATCCCGCTGTTCCTGATCTGCTACTCTTACTGGTTCATCATTGCT GCTGTGTCTGCCCACGAGAAGGCCATGCGGGAGCAGGCCAAGAAGATGAATGTCAAGTCCCTCCGCTCCTCTGAGGATGCCGAGAAGAGCGCTGAGGGCAAGCTGGCCAAGGTCGCTCTGGTGACCATCACCCTGTGGTTCATGGCGTGGACCCCATACCTTGTGATCAACTGCATGGGCCTGTTCAAGTTCGAGGGTCTGACACCCCTGAACACCATCTGGGGCGCTTGCTTCGCCAAGTCGGCTGCCTGCTACAATCCCATCGTATATGGAATCAG CCATCCCAAATATCGCTTGGCTCTCAAGGAGAAGTGCCCTTGCTGCGTCTTTGGCAAGGTCGACGATGGCAAGTCCAGCGATGCCCAATCGCAGGCCACCGCCAGCGAGGCCGAGTCCAAGGCATAA
- the Ask1 gene encoding mitogen-activated protein kinase kinase kinase 15, with the protein MDVVCVIDTVVGDHLEDRICALEEIKQAVQAAGANFQRVQFERLDFGETNVLETFYNADVAVIDLSILAQQRPLSYHYGVRESFGMKENILIYNDLESKQTLSLRLSCANYLFLSYKLNAESNSCHLTNQANNNKEPAAEGRVPTLQWRLKRKLQDVEIQSKAHMREKFLSDLRTARDTYATNGVKLQSILHDMRRRLDDPHVLSGEVVHSFMCSLRDVQDYDAMVRLVNDLKNIPNTRKYVETGHISFLYAFALNRRNRKGDREKALESSLQALEKKENHFPDMLCLCGRIYKDIFVESDYTDATSLAHAIKWYRQSFEVQPNEYAGINLATLLVIEGKEFSNTEELQHIGMTLNNLIGKKGSLSTLSEYWDVATFFEIHVLYDDYAKAIQAAECMFKLKPPNWYLKSTIGNISLIHRFRKRPEDRLPTIEEQVFQFWMDFFLEATNTEEVKNSIRFPILILEPQKIYMPSYVTINMDADEKSIQIVNICLAHSKNACKKLHDFLFVASKIKSVSLYKRDDRCAYLYVHHNSDDFQIYFPSTECRQKFYDLIREMTADQVVFVNLDTDEAPIEYEYDYDEQNRKKVLGKGTYGTVYAARDTQTQVRIAIKEVPEKNSQDVQPLHEEIKLHSQLRHRNIVQYLGSRSEDGFFKIFMEQVPGGSLSDLLETKWGPLKDNESTMAFYSKQILEGLKYLHEQDIVHRDIKGDNVLVNTYSGVVKISDFGTSKRLARINPMTETFTGTLQYMAPEVIDQGVRGYGPAADIWSFGCTNVEMATGKPPFIELGCAQAAMFKVGYYKKHPNIPEELSANAKNFILRCFAISVLDRPSALQLLDDPFLADKPRKLRPALPINTDFGRSISVPADRLVHKTTPPLSYNTTCNTPTTPELDVTHTSSVDIDELPSLLERRNSSGFLLSPDIGEPTTPSLRTSISETSETDGFYRLKKDSQRRTTLSKVLALDESKICDIWLKKVDADQHSIAIRKSDLEVLIRGLRDYIMNENEKHLEATINELKQKLNNDAIALDHLHLALYSFQDAVVCVLRLHCIKPHWMFALDNLVKRAVQAAVMIFSPELGANLADKDLSGNDDESITTCLVQQGSTDSQEKQQLEKALPSSSAGGGGLVQAEAAGDALSSSVECARILRDIRDNQHKLQRQLIEQQRQSMRALHNISQELAHIYMGGRKRLRRTINGFNKKCHRMSPGVGAGPRAASASNPRRQLNKQHFGLHEVDEQLEQWLTQQEIDEFSKTLILNEGFTFEDFIYNMEKLDLMRLGLRVGIEVRLWKLIIQERACTSPDCLDSPPSTYHKPIGGNGSLTLMTNNNTLPSPTTTTPNTPGIKARIKKSESEYDSCSE; encoded by the exons CTCTCTTGTGCCAACTACTTGTTTCTCAGCTACAAACTCAATGCCGAGAGCAATTCCTGCCATTTGACCAACcaggccaacaacaacaaagagcCGGCCGCCGAGGGACGGGTGCCCACTCTGCAGTGGCGCCTAAAACGTAAGCTGCAAGATGTGGAAATCCAATCCAA GGCCCACATGCGGGAAAAGTTCCTTAGCGACCTGCGAACGGCCCGGGACACATATGCCACCAATGGGGTGAAGCTTCAGAGTATTCTGCATGACATGCGACGGCGACTGGACGATCCGCATGTCCTTTCTGGCGAAGTTGTGCACAGTTTTATGTGCTCATTGAGAGACGTCCAGGACTACGACGCCATGGTGCGACTGGTGAACGATCTAAAGAACATACCGAACACCCGCAAGTACGTGGAGACGGGACACATTAGTTTCCTGTACGCCTTTGCTCTGAATCGGCGGAATCGAAAGGGAGACAGAGAAAAGGCCCTGGAATCCTCGTTGCAGGCTTTGGAAAAGAAGGAGAACCACTTCCCGGATATGCTCTGTCTTTGTGGGCGCATCTACAAGGACATATTTGTAGAGTCCGACTACACGGACGCCACTAGTCTAGCTCATGCCATTAAATGGTACCGTCAAAGTTTCGAAGTGCAACCAAACGAATATGCCGGCATCAACTTGGCCACCCTGCTCGTCATTGAGGGAAAGGAGTTTAGCAACACGGAGGAGTTGCAACACATCGGCATGACCCTGAACAATCTAATTGGAAAGAAAGGCAGTCTGTCTACACTAAGCGAGTACTGGGACGTAGCCACATTCTTTGAGATTCACGTTCTGTACGATGATTATGCAAAGGCTATTCAGGCAGCCGAGTGCATGTTCAAGTTGAAGCCTCCCAATTGGTACCTCAAGTCCACCATTGGCAATATTTCGCTTATTCATCGGTTTCGTAAGAGACCAGAAGATCGGTTGCCCACAATCGAGGAGCAAGTTTTTCAATTCTGGATGGACTTCTTTCTTGAGGCTACTAATACGGAGGAGGTCAAGAACAGCATACGCTTCCCCATCCTG ATCCTTGAGCCGCAGAAGATTTATATGCCCAGCTATGTAACCATCAACATGGATGCCGATGAAAAGTCCATACAGATCGTCAACATTTGCCTAGCTCACTCGAAAAATGCTTGTAAAAAGCTGCATGACTTTTTATTCGTTGCCTCCAAGATAAAGTCAGTTAGTTTGTACAAGCGCGATGATCGGTGTGCCTATCTGTATGTGCACCACAACTCCGACGACTTTCAGATATACTTCCCCTCGACAGAATGTCGGCAGAAGTTCTATGACTTGATACGGGAGATGACTGCCGACCAGGTGGTGTTCGTTAATCTTGACACCGATGAGGCGCCAATCGAG TACGAGTACGACTACGATGAACAGAATCGAAAGAAGGTTCTGGGTAAGGGCACATATGGTACTGTATATGCGGCACGAGATACCCAGACACAGGTACGAATCGCCATCAAGGAGGTGCCGGAGAAAAACTCCCAGGATGTCCAACCCCTACACGAGGAAATCAAGCTCCACTCTCAGCTGCGACATCGCAACATTGTCCAGTACTTGGGATCACGCTCGGAAGATGGCTTCTTTAAGATCTTCATGGAGCAGGTGCCGGGAGGCTCGCTGTCCGATCTGCTGGAGACCAAGTGGGGTCCGCTCAAGGACAACGAGTCCACCATGGCCTTCTACTCCAAGCAGATCCTTGAGGGGCTTAAGTATCTGCATGAACAGGATATCGTGCATCGAGACATCAAGGGCGACAATGTCCTGGTGAACACGTACAGTGGCGTGGTCAAGATATCCGACTTTGGCACATCCAAGCGGCTGGCCCGCATCAATCCCATGACTGAGACCTTTACGGGCACACTTCAATACATGGCACCAGAGGTCATTGACCAGGGCGTTCGAGGTTATGGTCCAGCGGCAGACATCTGGTCGTTTGGCTGCACAAACGTGGAGATGGCAACTGGCAAGCCACCGTTTATAGAGCTCGGATGCGCTCAGGCGGCCATGTTCAAGGTGGGCTACTACAAGAAGCATCCCAATATACCGGAGGAGTTGTCCGCCAATGCCAAGAACTTTATTTTACGATGCTTTGCCATCAGCGTTCTGGATCGACCATCAGCGTTGCAACTGCTTGATGATCCCTTCCTGGCAGA CAAGCCTCGTAAGCTGCGCCCTGCTTTGCCTATTAACACGGATTTTGGTCGGAGTATTTCAGTCCCGGCAGATCGTTTGGTTCACAAAACGACACCACCCCTGTCGTATAACACCACCTGCAACACGCCCACTACCCCGGAACTGGA CGTTACTCACACATCGTCGGTTGACATTGACGAGCTGCCTAGTTTGCTAGAGAGAAGGAATTCGTCCGGTTTTCTGCTTTCTCCCGACATTGGAGAGCCCACCACACCGTCATTGCGAACGAGTATTAGTGAGACGAGCGAAACGGATGGCTTTTACAGGCTAAAGAAGGATTCACAGCGAAGAACAACGCTGTCCAAAGTGCTGGCACTGGACGAGTCTAAGATTTGCGACATCTGGTTGAAGAAGGTCGATGCTGATCAGCACTCAATTGCGATCCGCAAGAGCGATCTGGAGGTTTTGATACGAGGCCTGCGGGATTACATTATGAACGAGAATGAGAAGCATTTGGAGGCTACAATTAACGAGCTGAAGCAGAAGTTAAATAACGATGCTATTGCCTTGGATCATCTGCATCTGGCATTGTACTCCTTCCAAGACGCAGTCGTCTGTGTTCTTCGGCTGCATTGCATAAAGCCCCATTGGATGTTCGCGTTGGATAATCTGGTGAAGCGTGCGGTTCAGGCGGCAGTCATGATTTTCTCTCCAGAACTGGGCGCCAATCTGGCGGATAAGGATCTGTCTGGCAACGACGATGAGAGTATAACCACTTGCCTGGTGCAGCAAGGTTCTACTGACAGCCAGGAAAAGCAGCAGCTCGAAAAAGCCTTGCCCTCGAGTAGTGCAGGCGGCGGAGGACTAGTTCAAGCCGAAGCGGCAGGAGATGCCCTTAGCAGTTCAGTGGAATGTGCACGTATTTTGCGAGACATTCGCGATAACCAGCATAAGTTGCAACGTCAGCTGATCGAACAGCAGCGGCAGAGCATGAGAGCACTGCACAACATTAGTCAGGAGCTTGCCCATATCTATATGGGTGGAAGAAAGAGGTTACG ACGCACCATCAACGGCTTTAACAAAAAGTGCCATAGAATGAGCCCTGGTGTGGGGGCGGGACCCCGTGCAGCTTCTGCCAGTAATCCACGGAGGCAGCTGAACAAGCAACACTTTGGTCTGCACGAGGTAGACGAGCAGTTGGAGCAGTGGTTGACCCAGCAGGAGATTGACGAGTTCTCGAAAACGCTCATCCTGAATGAAGGTTTCACCTTTGAGGACTTTATCTACAACATGGAAAAGTTGGACCTCATGCGGCTGGGTCTGCG TGTTGGCATTGAGGTGCGTCTGTGGAAACTAATTATACAGGAACGGGCTTGTACCTCCCCCGACTGTTTGGACAGTCCGCCCAGCACGTACCACAAGCCAATTGGCGGCAATGGCTCTCTGACATTAATGACTAACAATAATACGCTACCATCACCAACAACCACAACTCCCAACACGCCGGGAATCAAGGCGAGGATCAAAAAGAGCGAAAGCGAATACGATTCTTGTAGCGAGTGA